In Streptomyces sp. NBC_01426, one genomic interval encodes:
- a CDS encoding potassium channel family protein — MHPDVEPRDKAWERRTELPLFYASLIFIAGYAVRVLAHKADHIWRDIAGLLVLLMWICFIVDYVVRLVLSRQKPHRFVRLHWLDTLVVILPLLRPLRMVKVHDAVQARQNRPRRGLYERVITYAGLSAVLLGFSGALCVYHEERLIPGSTIRTFGDSLWWVSQTLTTVGYGDITPVSPVGRLIAVVMMVFGVALLGAVTGSFSSWLIQVFRREDEKGPPGNESSRETPS; from the coding sequence ATGCACCCCGATGTCGAGCCCCGCGACAAGGCCTGGGAACGCCGGACCGAGCTGCCGCTGTTCTACGCCTCCCTGATCTTCATCGCGGGATACGCGGTCCGCGTCCTCGCCCACAAGGCGGACCACATCTGGCGGGACATCGCCGGACTGCTGGTCCTGCTGATGTGGATCTGCTTCATCGTCGACTACGTGGTCCGGCTGGTGCTCAGCCGCCAAAAACCGCACCGCTTCGTCCGGCTCCACTGGCTGGACACCCTGGTGGTCATCCTGCCGCTGTTGCGGCCCCTGCGGATGGTCAAGGTCCACGACGCCGTCCAGGCCAGGCAGAACCGCCCGCGCCGCGGGCTGTACGAGCGGGTGATCACGTACGCCGGGCTCTCGGCGGTCCTGCTCGGCTTCTCGGGGGCGCTGTGCGTCTACCACGAGGAGCGGCTGATCCCCGGCTCCACGATCCGCACCTTCGGGGACTCGCTGTGGTGGGTGAGCCAGACGCTGACGACGGTGGGCTACGGGGACATCACCCCGGTGTCCCCGGTGGGGCGGCTGATCGCGGTCGTGATGATGGTCTTCGGCGTGGCCCTGCTGGGCGCGGTGACCGGTTCGTTCTCGTCCTGGCTGATCCAGGTCTTCCGCCGGGAGGACGAGAAGG
- a CDS encoding HIT family protein: MLHPMTIEPEQQIGVGTQDAFQRLWTPHRMAYIQGENKPTGPEAGDGCPFCGIPDMSDEDGLVVARGRHVYAVLNLYPYNGGHLMVVPYRHVADYTELDAAETAELADLTKRAMTALRKASGAHGFNIGMNQGAAAGAGIAAHLHQHIVPRWGGDTNFMPVVGHTKVLPQLLADTRQMLADAWPTD, from the coding sequence ATGCTGCATCCCATGACGATTGAGCCGGAGCAGCAGATCGGTGTGGGCACGCAGGACGCGTTCCAGCGTCTGTGGACGCCCCACCGGATGGCCTACATCCAGGGGGAGAACAAGCCGACCGGTCCGGAGGCCGGGGACGGCTGTCCCTTCTGCGGGATTCCGGACATGTCGGACGAGGACGGGCTCGTGGTCGCCCGGGGCAGGCACGTCTACGCCGTGCTCAACCTGTACCCGTACAACGGTGGCCACCTGATGGTCGTCCCGTACCGGCACGTCGCCGACTACACGGAACTCGACGCCGCCGAGACCGCCGAGCTCGCCGACCTGACCAAGCGGGCCATGACCGCCCTGCGCAAGGCGTCCGGGGCGCACGGATTCAACATCGGCATGAACCAGGGCGCGGCGGCCGGCGCCGGCATCGCCGCGCACCTGCACCAACACATCGTGCCGCGCTGGGGCGGGGACACGAACTTCATGCCGGTCGTCGGCCACACCAAGGTGCTCCCGCAACTGCTCGCGGACACCCGCCAGATGCTCGCGGACGCCTGGCCCACCGACTGA